The Cololabis saira isolate AMF1-May2022 chromosome 20, fColSai1.1, whole genome shotgun sequence genome includes a window with the following:
- the LOC133420172 gene encoding C-reactive protein-like, translating to MRTRLFIGANADFKMTCFLLLAMLVVCASALEDLSGKMFTFPAETNSDHVKLITTKQNFGVVTVCHRSITDLKRDHSLFSLATPSTANDFLIFWDEGKQEVSPHIRDKRVGFGGFDYKPNTWHSICSTWDSTFGVVQVWVDGQPSIRRFISSGSNIIGQPSIILGQEQDSHGSRFDTKQSFVGMMSDVHMWDYALSACEIQNYMNSQSFTPGNVLNWRALDYKIVGNVLKENQDILCDLTSKMTAA from the exons ATGAGAACACGACTCTTCATCGGAGCAAACGCAGATTTCAAG ATGACGTGTTTCCTTCTACTGGCGATGTTGGTGGTGTGTGCTTCAGCTCTTGAAG atCTGTCAGGAAAGATGTTCACCTTCCCAGCGGAAACAAACTCCGATCATGTGAAGTTGATCACGACGAAACAGAATTTCGGTGTTGTAACCGTCTGTCACAG ATCCATTACAGACCTCAAAAGAGACCACTCCCTGTTTTCTTTGGCCACCCCCTCTACTGCTAACGACTTCCTGATTTTCTGGGATGAAGGCAAACAAGAGGTTTCGCCCCATATCAGGGATAAAAGGGTAGGGTTTGGAGGTTTCGACTACAAACCAAACACCTGGCACTCCATCTGCAGCACATGGGACTCTACGTTTGGAGTGGTGCAGGTGTGGGTCGATGGACAACCTTCCATTCGGAGATTTATCAGCTCTGGATCAAACATCATTGGGCAACCTTCGATTATTTTAGGACAG GAACAAGATTCTCACGGCAGTAGGTTTGACACTAAACAGTCTTTTGTTGGCATGATGTCTGATGTCCACATGTGGGACTACGCCCTGTCCGCCTGCGAAATCCAGAACTACATGAACAGCCAGAGCTTCACTCCAGGAAACGTGCTGAACTGGAGGGCGCTGGACTACAAAATCGTTGGCAACGTGCTCAAAGAAAACCAAGACATACTTTGTGACTTAACTTCCAAAATGACGGCGGCGTAA